Proteins co-encoded in one Sporohalobacter salinus genomic window:
- a CDS encoding carboxymuconolactone decarboxylase family protein, with amino-acid sequence MTTEQEFDKKEMKEKFKEELGFIPPGIMSGEELGDDFQKIISDYHDIVWRDEVISLKYKYLIALSTAIFDDHEARAKLELKKAVKEGASKEEVIEVLRQVVWLKGTPTLVNIAPIISFMNKLFDRKENKGE; translated from the coding sequence ATGACTACAGAACAGGAATTTGATAAAAAGGAAATGAAGGAGAAGTTTAAAGAAGAATTAGGTTTTATTCCTCCAGGAATAATGAGTGGAGAAGAATTAGGTGATGATTTTCAAAAGATAATTTCTGATTATCATGATATTGTCTGGCGTGATGAAGTAATTTCTTTAAAGTATAAATATTTAATTGCTTTATCTACTGCAATCTTTGATGATCATGAAGCTAGAGCTAAATTAGAGTTGAAGAAAGCAGTTAAAGAGGGAGCCTCTAAAGAAGAAGTAATTGAAGTATTAAGACAAGTAGTTTGGCTAAAAGGAACTCCTACATTAGTAAATATAGCCCCAATTATATCTTTTATGAATAAATTATTTGACAGAAAGGAAAATAAGGGGGAATAG